A genome region from Bradyrhizobium sp. WSM1417 includes the following:
- a CDS encoding O-antigen ligase gives MKVLLAFLASCTILLALSWLNWFEPRTILLSVRTVGVPVKNWITQGVEFTLCIFGATALAATMWRDRRPYLALGFLALALAFLLNLAFVASSRTSLISLPILLLISTVRYLDWRRALLLYLAAFAVAILTWCLASNLRLRIESLQQQYTSTNGQPTSVGIRLLYWSKALTFIRTAPLAGHGTGSIRTMFERDAAGKTVVDEQIVANPHNQSLYFGIEWGLIGVVLLYWMCIVHFMTFTGARWISWLGMIVVSQNIFDSLFNSHISDYVEGWIYVLGVGTAGGMISKLSKPHPDAVSAK, from the coding sequence ATGAAAGTGCTCCTCGCCTTTCTCGCCTCGTGTACAATTCTGCTTGCGCTGTCATGGCTTAACTGGTTCGAGCCACGGACCATCCTCCTGTCGGTTAGAACGGTTGGTGTTCCCGTCAAGAACTGGATCACGCAGGGCGTCGAATTCACGCTTTGCATTTTCGGTGCCACCGCTCTGGCCGCGACGATGTGGAGGGATCGTCGACCGTATCTCGCGCTTGGCTTCCTCGCTTTGGCGCTCGCGTTTCTGCTTAATCTCGCTTTTGTGGCATCATCCCGAACTTCGCTGATTTCGCTTCCTATCTTGCTGTTGATTTCGACCGTCAGATATTTGGACTGGCGTCGCGCCCTCCTCCTGTACCTAGCGGCTTTTGCCGTTGCGATACTCACCTGGTGCCTTGCCTCGAATCTTCGGTTGCGCATCGAAAGTCTCCAGCAGCAATACACATCAACAAACGGCCAACCGACCTCCGTAGGTATACGATTGCTGTATTGGTCCAAGGCGCTGACGTTCATCCGCACTGCCCCACTGGCTGGTCACGGCACGGGCTCTATACGCACGATGTTCGAGCGCGATGCAGCTGGAAAGACGGTAGTCGACGAGCAGATCGTCGCGAATCCGCATAACCAGAGTCTCTATTTCGGCATCGAGTGGGGCCTGATTGGAGTGGTCCTGCTGTACTGGATGTGCATCGTGCACTTTATGACGTTCACAGGAGCGCGCTGGATCTCCTGGCTCGGAATGATCGTGGTGAGCCAAAATATCTTCGACTCGCTCTTCAATTCGCACATTTCGGACTACGTGGAGGGCTGGATCTACGTGCTTGGAGTGGGCACTGCCGGTGGTATGATTTCGAAGCTCAGCAAACCACACCCGGATGCCGTTTCCGCCAAGTGA
- a CDS encoding DegT/DnrJ/EryC1/StrS aminotransferase family protein yields MKVPFNDLTWQWRHIEEGVRSDFDRVFASSQFSSGPFVEAFERQIAEWLGVPHAIGVNSGTSALHLALLSAGVRSGDEVLLPAHTFIGSAWGILYIGAIPVFCDVDDETGTIDVEVARRLVTPRTRAVVPVHLYGQPANMDAVLSFALDYDLKVIEDAAQSIGATWNGRSTGSLGELGCISFYPGKNLGAAGEAGLIVTSDDRYAGRLRSLRNHAQTDRYVHAELGFNYRMDGLQAVVLTHKLPLLSAWTKRRTELANQYIAKLEGLPLEIPSVRHQTHCWHLFVVRTPSRNLLRDALSKSGIETGLHYPVPLHRQPAMSAYVKPGTAYPVSDRWADEGLSLPLFVGMTDEQLDYVVKTVATFYR; encoded by the coding sequence GTGAAAGTACCTTTCAACGATTTGACATGGCAGTGGCGTCATATCGAAGAGGGCGTCAGGTCTGATTTTGACCGGGTGTTTGCCAGCAGCCAGTTCTCGTCGGGCCCGTTCGTCGAAGCCTTCGAGCGTCAGATCGCGGAATGGCTGGGGGTTCCGCACGCGATCGGCGTCAATTCCGGAACGTCGGCGCTTCATCTCGCGCTTCTCTCCGCCGGCGTAAGGAGCGGCGATGAGGTCCTGCTGCCTGCTCACACGTTTATCGGCAGCGCCTGGGGTATCCTGTACATTGGCGCAATCCCCGTCTTCTGCGATGTCGATGACGAGACCGGAACAATCGACGTCGAGGTCGCCCGTCGACTTGTAACTCCGCGGACGCGCGCCGTTGTTCCTGTCCATCTATACGGTCAGCCGGCGAACATGGATGCGGTTCTCAGCTTCGCCCTTGACTACGACCTGAAGGTGATCGAAGACGCCGCGCAGTCGATCGGAGCAACCTGGAACGGGCGTTCGACTGGCTCGCTGGGGGAATTGGGTTGCATCAGCTTCTATCCGGGCAAGAATCTCGGGGCCGCGGGCGAAGCCGGATTGATCGTGACCTCAGATGATAGATACGCGGGCCGCTTACGCTCCTTGCGCAATCATGCGCAGACCGATCGATATGTACATGCGGAACTCGGGTTCAACTATCGGATGGACGGGCTGCAAGCCGTCGTTCTGACGCACAAGCTGCCGCTGTTGTCCGCCTGGACGAAGCGGCGGACCGAACTCGCCAATCAGTATATTGCAAAGCTTGAGGGGCTCCCGCTCGAAATCCCGTCTGTTCGGCATCAGACGCACTGCTGGCATCTTTTCGTCGTGCGCACGCCGTCGCGAAATTTGCTCCGTGACGCGCTGTCGAAATCCGGGATCGAGACGGGCCTGCATTATCCGGTGCCATTGCACCGACAGCCCGCTATGTCGGCCTATGTGAAACCCGGTACAGCCTATCCCGTGTCCGACAGGTGGGCAGACGAAGGTCTTTCGTTGCCGTTGTTTGTCGGAATGACGGATGAGCAGCTTGATTACGTCGTCAAGACCGTCGCGACGTTCTATCGTTGA
- a CDS encoding FG-GAP-like repeat-containing protein: MATAVNVSATNNAEIDGLLSGYKWTGAITYSFPDAANDYASPYSGGSSEPTTSGFASAPSQMQAAINYAIGLILGYTNANIQYAGTNGADIMVAQSPAANPTSYAYYPGNYASGGDVWFGTGYNYSLAALGNYYFTTALHELGHALGLKHSQEAGGPANVAVPSAHDDSEYTVMSYRSYVGASTTSGYTNEAYGYPQTYMANDILALQTMYGADYTTQGGTTVYTWSSTTGQEFINGVGQPADNGGAGGSANRIYETIWDGGGVDTYDLSNYTTNLSINLNPGASSLFSSVQLANLGNGHYASGNVYNSYLYNNDARSYIDNATGGSGNDTILGNAIANTLKGGGGNDTITGGGGNDTIDGGSGTDTAVYSGNEANYAISYNSMTQTFTIVDQRSGSPDGTDTVTGVENFQFGDGTSTLSVTSFDPDNIFIADFNGDQRADLLHLVGQTGFIALSTGSAFSAESPWGTGLTSSDVRADANGDGKADLIQFYNGREVVALSEGSKFGPWVDWATGATATDKFVDVNGDGKVDLVQFYGGREVVALSDGTKFGPWQGWTGGATAADKLVDVNGDGKADLAQFYNGQETVALSDGTKFLSWANWASGTTEADKFADVNGDGKADLVQCYNGREVVALSDGTKFGPWRDWTGGATSSDKFVDVNGDGKADLVQIYNGREVVATSDGTKFGPWKDWAIGATSGDKFSDLNGDGKFDLLQFNRGTAYVALSTGSNFSPWEDWGAPPLNNSRSPALAVYPPAAPYDHSNQDIHDSPQTTIVFRSDARPDTTVHYQADSHVDHLVSSDGFFLS; this comes from the coding sequence TTGGCCACCGCCGTCAACGTCAGTGCCACCAACAACGCCGAGATCGACGGCCTGCTTTCAGGCTATAAATGGACCGGCGCGATCACCTACAGCTTTCCGGACGCTGCAAACGACTACGCCAGTCCCTACAGCGGCGGCAGCAGTGAGCCGACGACCTCGGGTTTTGCCTCGGCGCCGAGTCAGATGCAGGCGGCGATCAATTACGCGATTGGACTGATCCTCGGCTACACCAATGCCAACATCCAGTACGCCGGGACGAACGGCGCCGACATCATGGTCGCGCAGTCGCCGGCGGCCAACCCGACGTCCTACGCCTATTACCCTGGCAACTACGCGTCCGGCGGCGATGTGTGGTTCGGAACCGGCTATAACTATTCGCTGGCTGCGCTCGGCAATTACTATTTCACGACTGCGTTGCACGAGCTCGGACACGCCCTTGGCTTGAAGCACAGTCAGGAGGCAGGCGGACCCGCCAATGTCGCGGTGCCGAGCGCGCATGATGACAGCGAATACACCGTCATGAGCTATCGCAGCTATGTCGGTGCTTCGACCACGAGCGGCTACACCAACGAAGCCTATGGATATCCGCAGACCTATATGGCCAACGATATCCTAGCGCTGCAGACGATGTACGGCGCCGACTACACCACCCAGGGCGGGACCACCGTCTATACATGGAGCTCCACCACCGGGCAGGAGTTCATCAACGGCGTTGGCCAGCCGGCCGACAATGGCGGTGCCGGTGGCTCGGCCAATCGCATCTACGAGACGATCTGGGATGGTGGCGGCGTCGATACCTACGACCTGTCGAACTACACGACGAACCTGAGCATCAACCTCAATCCAGGTGCGTCGTCTCTGTTCTCGTCGGTTCAACTCGCCAATCTCGGCAACGGCCATTACGCGTCGGGCAACGTCTACAATTCCTATCTCTACAACAACGACGCGCGGTCCTACATCGACAACGCCACGGGCGGGTCAGGCAACGACACGATCCTGGGCAACGCCATCGCCAACACGCTGAAGGGCGGTGGCGGAAATGACACGATCACCGGCGGGGGAGGGAACGACACAATCGATGGAGGCTCGGGCACCGACACGGCAGTCTATTCAGGCAACGAAGCCAACTACGCCATCTCCTACAATTCGATGACGCAGACTTTCACCATTGTGGACCAGCGTTCCGGCTCGCCCGATGGGACAGATACGGTGACGGGTGTGGAGAATTTTCAGTTCGGTGATGGCACCAGTACCCTTTCTGTGACTTCGTTTGACCCGGATAACATATTCATTGCTGACTTTAACGGCGACCAAAGAGCGGACCTTCTTCATCTTGTTGGCCAGACTGGCTTCATAGCACTGTCGACAGGGTCGGCTTTTTCCGCTGAAAGTCCATGGGGAACGGGGCTAACTTCTTCGGATGTTCGGGCTGATGCCAACGGAGACGGCAAGGCAGATCTCATACAGTTCTATAATGGTCGAGAAGTGGTTGCGTTGTCCGAAGGCAGCAAGTTCGGTCCGTGGGTGGACTGGGCCACAGGGGCGACTGCGACCGATAAGTTCGTGGACGTCAACGGCGATGGTAAGGTTGACCTCGTGCAGTTCTACGGCGGCCGAGAGGTCGTCGCCTTGTCCGACGGAACTAAGTTCGGACCTTGGCAGGGGTGGACAGGTGGCGCAACTGCGGCCGACAAGCTGGTCGACGTTAATGGGGACGGAAAAGCGGATCTCGCGCAGTTCTACAACGGTCAGGAGACCGTCGCTCTCTCGGACGGTACCAAGTTTCTTTCCTGGGCGAATTGGGCGAGTGGGACGACGGAAGCCGACAAGTTCGCGGACGTCAATGGTGATGGCAAGGCCGACCTCGTGCAGTGCTATAATGGGCGAGAGGTAGTTGCACTATCGGACGGCACGAAGTTTGGGCCGTGGCGTGACTGGACCGGCGGAGCAACCTCTAGTGACAAGTTCGTCGACGTCAATGGAGATGGCAAGGCGGACCTAGTGCAAATTTATAATGGGCGAGAGGTTGTGGCGACGTCAGACGGTACAAAATTCGGCCCTTGGAAAGACTGGGCCATCGGTGCCACTTCTGGCGATAAGTTCTCAGACCTTAATGGGGATGGCAAATTTGATCTACTTCAATTCAACAGAGGGACCGCGTATGTGGCGCTTTCGACAGGCTCTAATTTCTCCCCATGGGAAGATTGGGGAGCTCCGCCTCTCAACAACAGTCGCTCACCTGCATTAGCGGTATATCCACCGGCGGCTCCATACGATCACTCGAACCAAGACATCCATGATAGTCCACAAACAACAATAGTTTTTCGTTCGGATGCCCGACCTGATACGACGGTGCACTACCAGGCTGATAGTCACGTCGATCATCTCGTATCGAGCGACGGCTTCTTCCTTAGCTGA
- a CDS encoding sulfotransferase yields the protein MPILPDVVIGGAPRSGTTFLCEVLDKHPRVHLAKPIAPEPKVLLTGHLDGDAGILKRYDNYFANSAPNSVKIEKTTNYFENEDARVRFARLLPKTKLIILLRNPVDRAYSNWLWSRKNGLETLDFEEALNLEGKRPSPLPPGREAARPFDYTTRGRYGSFARAWIDALGRERIGFFIFEDILSSPERFVAGIQAFAGLEQLPWSVLQTGRVNATEADKPIDPRTAERLREHFAPEIRDFHDLTGVDVSGWGV from the coding sequence ATGCCGATTTTGCCCGACGTCGTCATTGGCGGAGCGCCGCGTTCGGGCACGACGTTCCTGTGCGAAGTCCTCGACAAGCATCCCCGGGTGCATCTGGCGAAGCCGATCGCCCCGGAGCCGAAAGTTCTGCTGACGGGGCATCTGGATGGCGATGCCGGGATTCTAAAAAGGTACGATAACTATTTCGCCAATTCCGCGCCGAACTCGGTGAAGATCGAGAAGACCACCAACTATTTTGAGAATGAAGATGCGCGGGTGCGGTTCGCGCGATTGTTGCCAAAAACCAAGCTGATCATCTTGCTGCGTAATCCCGTCGATCGTGCTTATTCCAACTGGCTCTGGTCGCGAAAGAATGGTCTTGAGACGCTGGACTTCGAGGAAGCATTGAATCTCGAGGGCAAGCGGCCCAGTCCGCTGCCACCAGGAAGGGAAGCCGCACGGCCGTTCGACTACACCACGCGCGGGCGATATGGGAGCTTTGCGAGAGCCTGGATCGACGCCTTGGGCCGCGAGCGCATCGGGTTTTTCATTTTTGAAGATATCCTCAGCAGTCCGGAGCGCTTCGTTGCTGGTATCCAGGCATTTGCAGGGTTGGAACAACTGCCGTGGTCCGTTCTGCAGACAGGTCGCGTCAACGCGACGGAAGCCGATAAGCCCATCGATCCCCGAACCGCGGAGCGGCTTCGTGAGCATTTCGCTCCTGAAATCCGGGATTTTCACGATCTGACCGGCGTTGATGTCTCCGGTTGGGGAGTTTAG
- a CDS encoding DegT/DnrJ/EryC1/StrS aminotransferase family protein, with amino-acid sequence MSMSSSPDVAFSQPCFGLEEEEAAAQAIRSRWVVGGPRLAEFENRFAEACGAEAAVGVSSWTTGAFLLLKALGVGPGDEVIVPSLTFIASVNVIVHAGATPVFADIDPVTFNIDPDDAERKITPKTHAILPVDQVGLPCDIDRFQALAAANNLILIQDAACSFGSKFRGAPVGSQAPHSVFSLHARKVITTGEGGMIVTKDGELSAKLRRLRHQGMSLSDYQRHASSPTTFESYPEIGYNFRITDIQAAVGVAQIGKLDAFLARRRAIAQAYLDGLKNHAVVVAPTVPQHVTPNWQSFQVRVRDGQLSTRNALMEHFYRHGVATRRGVMASHLEEPYRHMNAKLPHTEAVASSSLQLPIFPGMTNADVERVLEVLSFFAD; translated from the coding sequence ATGTCGATGTCGTCGTCTCCTGACGTTGCATTCAGCCAGCCTTGCTTCGGCCTCGAGGAAGAAGAGGCTGCGGCGCAGGCGATCCGTAGCCGATGGGTGGTTGGCGGACCCAGGCTGGCCGAGTTCGAGAACCGGTTTGCCGAAGCCTGCGGCGCCGAAGCTGCTGTCGGGGTTTCGTCGTGGACGACAGGAGCATTTCTGTTGCTGAAGGCGCTGGGAGTCGGTCCAGGCGATGAGGTCATCGTACCTTCTCTGACGTTTATCGCCTCCGTCAACGTCATCGTGCACGCGGGCGCCACGCCCGTTTTCGCGGATATTGATCCGGTGACATTCAATATCGATCCGGATGACGCTGAGCGGAAGATCACGCCAAAGACGCATGCCATTCTGCCGGTCGATCAGGTAGGTTTGCCTTGCGATATCGACCGCTTCCAGGCGCTCGCGGCGGCCAACAACCTTATCCTTATTCAGGACGCCGCCTGTTCGTTCGGGAGCAAATTCCGCGGGGCACCGGTCGGCTCGCAGGCGCCGCATTCGGTTTTCAGCCTTCATGCCCGAAAAGTAATTACGACTGGCGAGGGTGGCATGATTGTCACCAAAGATGGCGAGCTCTCGGCGAAATTGCGCCGCTTGCGCCATCAGGGGATGTCGCTCAGCGATTATCAGCGGCATGCGAGTTCGCCGACCACGTTCGAATCCTATCCGGAGATCGGCTATAATTTTCGCATTACGGACATTCAGGCTGCGGTCGGAGTCGCGCAGATCGGGAAACTCGATGCCTTTCTTGCGCGCCGCCGTGCGATTGCACAGGCGTACCTCGATGGTTTGAAGAATCACGCGGTCGTCGTCGCGCCGACCGTACCGCAGCATGTCACGCCCAACTGGCAATCGTTCCAGGTCAGGGTGCGCGACGGCCAGTTATCGACGAGAAATGCGCTAATGGAGCACTTCTATCGGCATGGCGTGGCGACGCGTCGTGGTGTAATGGCCTCGCACCTTGAAGAACCCTATCGTCATATGAATGCCAAGCTGCCGCATACAGAAGCCGTGGCTTCGTCGTCGCTGCAGTTGCCGATTTTCCCCGGCATGACGAATGCGGACGTGGAACGGGTTCTCGAAGTCCTCTCGTTTTTCGCGGATTGA
- a CDS encoding NAD-dependent epimerase/dehydratase family protein: MTARILVTGGAGFIGSHLVDQLIEQGRPVTVLDDFSVGSESNLVEANGNGDVRILSGSVTDPRAVADAFENCEIVYHLATQCVRRSLTRPMESHDVNATGTITLLEEARRRRIGRFVYCSSSEVYGNASRAELHEDLTVCCPMTAYGASKLAGELYTEAYLRTYGLPTTVVRPFNAYGPRAYQTGVRAEVLPRFVGRVLNGLRPVVFGDGTNARDFTYVTEIARGIRLAGETDAVIGHRVNIARGMPVTVSDLAREVLTALSRNDLTIEYRGDRPGDVAYLHADTVKAKTLLGYRAEIELREGVRDYIDWVRGTIDPKDLLEEKIENWVMEGDVDVVVS, translated from the coding sequence ATGACGGCGCGAATTCTCGTAACCGGCGGCGCCGGATTCATTGGTAGTCACCTGGTCGATCAGCTTATCGAACAGGGAAGACCAGTAACCGTTCTGGACGATTTCTCTGTCGGCTCTGAAAGCAACCTCGTTGAGGCGAACGGAAATGGTGACGTTCGCATCCTGAGCGGGTCGGTGACAGATCCCCGGGCGGTGGCGGATGCGTTCGAGAACTGCGAGATAGTCTATCATCTTGCGACTCAATGTGTGCGCCGGTCTCTCACGCGCCCAATGGAATCTCACGATGTGAATGCGACCGGAACGATCACCCTTTTGGAGGAAGCGCGACGCCGCCGCATCGGTCGCTTCGTGTATTGCTCCAGCTCGGAGGTGTATGGCAATGCGTCACGCGCGGAGCTGCACGAAGACCTCACAGTCTGCTGCCCGATGACGGCTTACGGCGCGTCGAAGCTGGCGGGCGAGTTGTACACCGAAGCTTACCTGAGAACCTACGGGCTGCCTACGACCGTTGTGCGGCCCTTCAATGCATATGGCCCCCGGGCGTACCAGACTGGGGTTCGTGCCGAGGTATTGCCGCGCTTCGTCGGACGAGTTCTGAACGGGCTTCGCCCGGTTGTATTCGGCGATGGCACCAACGCGCGCGACTTTACCTATGTGACCGAAATCGCCCGTGGGATCAGGCTTGCTGGCGAAACGGATGCCGTCATCGGCCACCGCGTCAACATCGCCCGCGGGATGCCGGTCACGGTGAGTGACCTAGCCCGGGAAGTCCTGACGGCTCTCTCGCGAAATGATCTAACGATCGAATATCGTGGCGACCGCCCGGGCGATGTAGCTTATCTGCACGCCGACACCGTAAAGGCAAAGACCTTGCTCGGCTATCGTGCCGAAATCGAGCTTCGCGAGGGGGTGCGCGATTACATCGATTGGGTTCGCGGAACGATCGATCCGAAGGATCTGTTGGAAGAAAAGATCGAAAACTGGGTGATGGAAGGCGATGTCGATGTCGTCGTCTCCTGA
- a CDS encoding acyltransferase, protein MPIAANVQLGERTRIPLPDLVNLYGCCIGDDTFIGPFVEIQAGAVIGRLCKIQSHSFVCEGVDIGHEVFVGHGVVFTNDLLPRATDECGRRITDEWVMSRTSVELRASIGSGAVILPVRIGASSLIGAGSVVTNDVPPFAIVAGNPARVIGDIRDKRNIR, encoded by the coding sequence TTGCCCATTGCTGCCAATGTTCAACTGGGAGAAAGGACGCGGATTCCTTTACCAGATCTAGTAAATCTCTATGGATGTTGCATAGGAGACGACACGTTCATTGGTCCCTTCGTCGAAATTCAAGCGGGGGCGGTGATCGGCCGTCTCTGCAAGATTCAGTCTCATTCTTTCGTTTGTGAAGGCGTCGACATCGGGCATGAGGTTTTCGTCGGTCATGGCGTTGTGTTCACCAATGATCTTCTGCCCCGTGCTACAGACGAGTGCGGGCGGCGAATAACGGACGAGTGGGTGATGTCACGCACCTCGGTGGAGCTCCGCGCGTCAATCGGCAGCGGGGCTGTCATCCTGCCTGTCAGAATCGGGGCCTCTTCATTGATCGGCGCCGGCTCCGTCGTGACGAATGATGTCCCGCCATTCGCCATCGTGGCTGGAAACCCTGCGCGGGTGATCGGCGATATCCGCGATAAGCGCAATATACGCTAG
- a CDS encoding CaiB/BaiF CoA-transferase family protein, with translation MPFPHASEALSRFTVLDLTRVRSGPTCVRQLADWGANVIKIDALTADAGGEQPGGPRRGSDFQNLHRNKRAMTLNLKDERGLAVFKRLAAKADVVVENFRPDVKKKLGIDYEGLARINPRIVYGSISGFGQDGPYHKRPGFDQIAQGMGGLMSITGAPGEGPMRVGIPVADLTAGLFCAMGILTALLEREVSGKGQWVHTSLLQAQIFMLDFQAARWLMEKEVAKQAGNNHPTSIPTGVFKTSDGYINIATTGGRIWERCAQAIGAPELYSHPDYLTAPARSKNRDALNAEIEKRTLTKSTETWVRELNEAGVPCGPIYAIDQMFEDEQVKHLGIAQEVPNDEGRDIRLVGQPLTLSRTPSRMVARPPEFGEQTDKVLAEFGFDQDEIVALRAARVV, from the coding sequence ATGCCCTTTCCGCATGCCTCGGAAGCCCTGTCACGCTTCACCGTGCTCGATCTGACCCGCGTCCGGTCCGGGCCCACCTGCGTGCGGCAGCTCGCGGACTGGGGCGCCAACGTGATCAAGATCGACGCGCTCACCGCGGATGCCGGCGGCGAGCAGCCGGGCGGGCCGCGGCGGGGCTCCGACTTCCAGAATTTGCATCGCAACAAGCGGGCGATGACGCTTAACCTGAAGGACGAGCGCGGGCTCGCCGTGTTCAAGCGCCTCGCTGCCAAGGCCGACGTTGTGGTGGAGAATTTCCGTCCCGACGTGAAAAAGAAGCTGGGCATCGACTATGAGGGCCTCGCCAGGATCAATCCACGCATCGTCTACGGCAGCATCTCCGGCTTCGGCCAGGACGGGCCCTACCACAAGCGGCCGGGCTTCGATCAGATCGCGCAAGGCATGGGCGGGCTGATGTCGATCACGGGCGCGCCGGGCGAAGGCCCGATGCGGGTCGGCATTCCGGTCGCCGACCTCACCGCCGGTCTGTTCTGTGCCATGGGCATCCTCACCGCACTGCTGGAGCGCGAGGTTTCTGGCAAGGGCCAGTGGGTGCACACGTCGCTGCTGCAGGCCCAGATCTTCATGCTCGACTTCCAGGCCGCACGCTGGCTGATGGAAAAGGAAGTGGCCAAGCAGGCCGGCAACAACCACCCGACCAGCATTCCGACCGGCGTGTTCAAGACCTCGGACGGCTACATCAACATCGCCACCACGGGCGGCCGGATCTGGGAGCGCTGCGCGCAGGCGATCGGCGCGCCGGAACTCTACAGCCATCCCGACTATCTGACCGCGCCGGCCCGCTCCAAGAACCGCGACGCGCTCAATGCCGAGATCGAGAAGCGTACCTTGACGAAGTCCACCGAGACCTGGGTCCGTGAACTCAACGAGGCCGGCGTGCCCTGCGGGCCGATCTACGCCATCGACCAGATGTTCGAAGACGAGCAGGTCAAACATCTCGGCATTGCGCAGGAGGTGCCGAATGACGAGGGTCGCGACATCCGTCTGGTCGGCCAGCCCCTGACGCTGTCGCGCACGCCGAGCAGGATGGTGGCGCGGCCGCCGGAATTCGGCGAGCAGACCGACAAAGTGCTCGCAGAATTCGGTTTTGATCAAGACGAAATTGTAGCTCTCAGGGCGGCGAGGGTCGTGTAG
- a CDS encoding Gfo/Idh/MocA family protein: MTIGIGLVGYGYWGPNLLRNFRSNTDCRVIGVADKKLETRDRISASSPDIRTFHDPETLIALPEVDAVVIATPVASHYDIARRALDAGKHVLVEKPMCATSDEARDLVERAKRNSLVLMVDHTFLFTGAVQMIKELVARSALGKVCYFDSLRVNLGLFQPDVNCLWDLAPHDLSIINHLIDDELIDVEASGYCHVNQDAPDMAYLTLHFRKNCIAHLNLSWMSPVKIRRFTIGGTDKMLVWDDLDEDQKIKIYSSGIHFQPEEQRSMIIPQYRIGDIHSPRLRKMEALVGVTQHFADVIKGKASSIMDGSEGLKIVRTLELAQARLDSNLKRVRSQREEPR; encoded by the coding sequence ATGACTATCGGAATTGGATTGGTGGGCTATGGCTACTGGGGACCAAACCTGCTTCGAAATTTTCGCAGCAATACGGATTGCCGCGTCATCGGAGTTGCCGATAAAAAGCTCGAGACCCGCGATCGCATCTCGGCCTCATCTCCCGATATCCGCACATTCCACGACCCTGAAACGCTCATCGCCCTTCCTGAGGTTGATGCAGTGGTCATAGCGACTCCTGTCGCAAGTCACTACGACATCGCGCGCCGTGCGCTCGATGCTGGAAAACATGTGCTGGTTGAGAAGCCGATGTGTGCAACGTCGGATGAGGCTCGCGATCTCGTCGAGCGGGCCAAGCGGAATTCTCTCGTTCTGATGGTCGACCACACGTTTCTGTTCACCGGCGCAGTCCAGATGATCAAGGAACTGGTTGCGCGTTCAGCGCTCGGTAAAGTCTGCTACTTCGATTCGTTGCGCGTGAACCTCGGTCTGTTCCAGCCGGACGTGAACTGCCTCTGGGATCTGGCGCCGCACGATCTTTCGATCATTAATCATCTAATCGATGACGAACTGATTGACGTCGAGGCCTCGGGCTATTGCCACGTGAATCAGGATGCGCCGGATATGGCGTATCTCACATTGCATTTCCGGAAGAACTGCATTGCGCATCTGAATCTGAGCTGGATGTCCCCGGTCAAGATCCGCCGCTTCACGATTGGCGGAACCGACAAGATGCTCGTGTGGGACGATCTTGACGAAGACCAGAAGATCAAGATCTACAGTTCCGGCATCCATTTTCAGCCTGAAGAGCAGCGCTCGATGATCATTCCGCAATACCGGATCGGCGATATCCATTCACCGCGGCTGCGGAAGATGGAGGCGCTCGTTGGCGTCACCCAGCACTTTGCCGACGTCATTAAGGGCAAGGCATCCTCCATCATGGATGGGAGCGAAGGATTGAAGATCGTGCGGACCCTGGAATTGGCCCAGGCGCGCCTGGACAGCAATTTGAAGCGCGTGCGGTCGCAGCGGGAAGAGCCGCGATGA
- a CDS encoding low molecular weight phosphatase family protein, whose product MKRHVLFLCTGNYYRSRFAEEVFNHCAKLNGLDWIAYSRGLALERGASNVGPLSPHTQGALKDRGILPRGKDRLPKACTIDDLHRAHMVVALDETEHRELVHARFPEWKSRVNYWNIHDVDLSEPVNALALIDLEISQLIDRLRGGLTS is encoded by the coding sequence ATGAAGCGGCACGTTCTGTTTTTATGCACTGGGAACTATTATCGAAGCCGCTTTGCGGAAGAGGTGTTCAATCACTGCGCCAAGCTAAATGGCTTGGATTGGATCGCATACTCGCGCGGCCTAGCACTGGAAAGGGGCGCCTCGAACGTAGGTCCCCTGTCCCCGCATACCCAAGGTGCGCTCAAGGACCGCGGCATCCTTCCTCGGGGTAAGGATCGCCTCCCCAAAGCATGCACAATAGACGACCTGCATCGTGCGCACATGGTTGTGGCGCTGGATGAGACCGAACATCGCGAGTTGGTTCATGCACGGTTTCCGGAGTGGAAGAGTCGCGTCAACTACTGGAACATTCACGATGTAGATCTCAGCGAACCAGTGAATGCCCTCGCATTGATTGATCTCGAAATCTCGCAGCTCATCGACCGTCTACGGGGTGGACTCACCTCATAA